The following are from one region of the Methyloversatilis discipulorum genome:
- a CDS encoding universal stress protein, protein MRILLAVDGSDHGVRATAEVLRLAAMLTTQPEIHLLFVHAPVPGGLLQHHVSREALNDYYREEGQDAVRSALETLRNAKIEPVLHLHVGPPAETIARYAEQHDCEMIVMGRRGHGALASFALGSVASGVLHHSNRPVLLVK, encoded by the coding sequence ATGCGTATCCTCCTTGCCGTAGACGGTTCCGATCATGGCGTGCGCGCCACGGCCGAAGTGCTGCGCCTTGCCGCCATGCTGACCACTCAGCCCGAAATCCACCTGCTGTTCGTGCACGCCCCGGTACCGGGCGGCCTGCTGCAGCACCACGTCAGCCGTGAAGCGCTGAACGACTACTACCGCGAAGAAGGGCAGGACGCCGTGCGCTCGGCGCTGGAAACCCTGCGCAACGCGAAGATCGAGCCGGTGCTGCACCTGCACGTCGGCCCGCCGGCCGAAACCATCGCCCGCTACGCCGAACAGCACGACTGCGAAATGATCGTGATGGGCCGTCGTGGTCACGGCGCGCTCGCCAGCTTTGCCCTCGGCTCGGTGGCCAGCGGCGTGCTGCACCATTCCAACCGCCCGGTGCTGCTGGTCAAGTAA
- a CDS encoding bifunctional metallophosphatase/5'-nucleotidase, translating into MRIKFLALAIAGALSQAAFACVPGSYSSNVLFGSTDSGVPDRVLDASCTTVDGQIRDEDPWGNQAAFIAHVSSVTLAQQKAGRISAVERARLLIAARNSQIGTTLKVKLIAFNDFHGYIKPFEGSSSNPGVTRFSTRIKELKAQNPLHAVVSAGDMIGASPLTSALFKDEPTIEAMNRIGIDFNAVGNHEFDEGKDELLRMQHGGNHPTDAYSGLGMNEDLKGGEFAGAKFRFLAANVHDTATGSTVFPGYGVKDFLGNKVAFIGMTLEGTPSIVSPSGVAGLQFKDEADTVNALIPKLKAQGIESIVVLIHEGGFASGGINGCTGASGPIVDIVNRLDPEVDLVVSGHTHAAYNCLINNSAGQPVRVTSAGQYARNLSDIDLTIDTRTRDVIEVAANNLVTGTATAEDAALTDLVAHYDALSAVPKARVIGTITAAISRSQNAAGESALGDVIADAQLDATDDAGTGNAAVTFMNPGGIRADLPFNAPDGKVTYGDAFTVQPFGNSLVTMTLTGAQIRTLLETQFSGCNGQTATRILQVSRGFHYAYTAGNACNARVTSMSLDGVAVDPSASYRVTVNSFLADGGDGFAVLKDGTQRLGGAVDTDAFEAYLQANPSGVAPGPQNRITKND; encoded by the coding sequence ATGCGCATCAAATTCCTCGCACTGGCCATCGCCGGCGCACTGAGTCAGGCGGCGTTCGCCTGCGTACCGGGCAGCTACAGCAGCAATGTGCTCTTCGGCAGCACCGACAGCGGTGTGCCGGACCGTGTGCTGGACGCGAGCTGCACCACCGTCGATGGTCAGATCCGCGACGAGGACCCGTGGGGCAATCAGGCCGCCTTCATCGCCCACGTATCGTCGGTCACGCTGGCACAGCAGAAGGCCGGCAGGATCAGTGCGGTCGAACGCGCACGCCTGCTGATCGCCGCACGCAACTCGCAGATCGGCACCACGCTGAAGGTGAAGCTGATCGCCTTCAACGACTTCCACGGCTACATCAAGCCGTTCGAAGGTTCGAGCAGCAACCCGGGCGTCACCCGCTTCTCGACCCGCATCAAGGAACTGAAGGCGCAGAACCCGCTGCACGCCGTGGTATCGGCCGGCGACATGATAGGCGCCAGCCCGCTGACCTCGGCGCTGTTCAAGGACGAGCCGACGATCGAGGCGATGAACCGCATCGGCATCGACTTCAATGCGGTCGGCAACCACGAGTTCGACGAAGGCAAGGACGAACTGCTGCGCATGCAGCACGGCGGCAACCACCCGACCGACGCCTACTCCGGCCTGGGCATGAACGAGGATCTGAAGGGCGGCGAATTCGCCGGCGCGAAATTCCGCTTCCTCGCCGCCAACGTGCATGACACCGCCACCGGCAGCACCGTGTTCCCCGGTTACGGCGTGAAGGACTTCCTCGGCAACAAGGTGGCCTTCATCGGCATGACGCTGGAAGGCACACCGAGCATCGTGTCGCCTTCGGGCGTGGCCGGCCTGCAGTTCAAGGACGAGGCCGACACCGTCAATGCGCTGATTCCGAAACTGAAGGCGCAGGGCATCGAATCCATCGTCGTACTGATCCACGAAGGCGGCTTTGCGTCCGGCGGCATCAATGGTTGCACCGGCGCCTCCGGCCCCATCGTCGACATCGTCAACCGGCTCGACCCCGAGGTTGACCTGGTGGTGTCCGGTCACACCCATGCCGCATACAACTGCCTGATCAACAACAGCGCCGGCCAGCCGGTGCGGGTGACGTCCGCCGGCCAGTACGCGCGCAACCTGAGCGACATCGACCTCACCATCGATACCCGCACGCGTGACGTGATCGAAGTCGCCGCAAACAACCTGGTCACCGGAACCGCGACCGCGGAAGATGCGGCGCTGACCGATCTGGTGGCGCACTACGACGCGCTGTCCGCCGTGCCCAAGGCGCGCGTGATCGGCACGATCACGGCAGCGATCAGCCGCTCGCAGAACGCGGCCGGCGAATCGGCGCTGGGCGACGTGATCGCCGACGCCCAGCTCGACGCGACCGACGATGCCGGCACCGGCAACGCGGCCGTGACCTTCATGAACCCCGGTGGCATACGCGCCGACCTGCCGTTCAACGCACCGGACGGCAAGGTGACCTACGGCGACGCCTTCACCGTGCAGCCCTTCGGCAATTCGCTGGTAACCATGACGCTGACCGGCGCCCAGATCCGTACCTTGCTGGAAACGCAGTTCAGCGGCTGCAACGGCCAGACCGCGACGCGCATCCTGCAGGTGTCGCGCGGCTTCCACTACGCCTACACCGCCGGCAACGCCTGCAATGCGCGCGTCACGTCGATGTCGCTGGATGGCGTGGCGGTCGATCCGTCGGCCAGCTACCGGGTGACGGTGAACAGCTTCCTCGCCGACGGCGGCGACGGCTTCGCCGTGCTGAAGGACGGCACGCAGCGCCTCGGCGGCGCGGTCGATACCGATGCCTTCGAAGCCTATCTGCAGGCCAACCCGAGCGGCGTCGCGCCGGGCCCGCAGAACCGCATCACCAAGAATGACTGA
- a CDS encoding esterase-like activity of phytase family protein, with product MNARTQLTLVLAVAAAFAATSANAAQNTLSGWAVMPANTFSDGPTSGQFAGAGAGGNPLPLVDMQPVQGFSGVLAGANGSFRVITDNGFGAQGNSADTLLRSYAVNVDFRTALGGSGTVSAANWNTGASLPAFNAASRITLSDPKNLLSIKVQADYTHYYNNAANPLVDPSIKAGRLLTGADLDVESVRQDKNGNLWFGDEFGPYLVKTDATGVVQRREIALPGVFAPQHEAVLNGSVTSNLGGSGGFEGMAINASGDKLYTLLEKTVAGDPAKSLRINEFSIDSESYTGVDYLYQLEAEGTAIGDMTAIDDHRFLVIERNGGTATSGTPFKKIFIADTTGVADGGFVTKTELVDLMNIADPDDLNGDGLTSFTFPYVTIEDVLILDANTLLVINDNNYPGTGGRDFGSDHTEFLKISLANPVPEPETYALMLAGLGLIGLAAKRRR from the coding sequence ATGAACGCACGCACGCAACTCACGCTGGTACTGGCGGTGGCGGCCGCCTTTGCCGCCACCTCGGCCAACGCCGCGCAGAACACGCTGTCCGGCTGGGCGGTGATGCCGGCCAACACCTTCTCCGACGGCCCGACCTCGGGTCAGTTTGCCGGCGCAGGTGCCGGCGGCAATCCGCTGCCGCTGGTCGACATGCAGCCGGTGCAGGGCTTCTCCGGCGTGTTGGCCGGCGCCAACGGCAGCTTCCGCGTCATCACCGACAACGGCTTCGGGGCACAGGGCAATTCGGCCGACACGCTGCTGCGCAGCTACGCGGTGAATGTCGATTTCCGCACCGCGCTGGGCGGCAGCGGCACCGTGTCCGCCGCCAACTGGAATACCGGCGCCTCGCTGCCCGCTTTCAACGCGGCCAGCCGGATCACGCTGAGTGACCCGAAGAACCTGCTGAGCATCAAGGTCCAGGCCGACTACACGCACTACTACAACAACGCCGCCAACCCGCTGGTCGATCCGTCGATCAAGGCCGGTCGCCTGCTCACCGGCGCCGACCTCGACGTCGAGTCGGTGCGTCAGGACAAGAACGGCAATCTGTGGTTCGGCGACGAGTTCGGTCCCTATCTGGTGAAGACCGACGCCACCGGCGTGGTCCAGCGCCGCGAGATCGCGCTGCCCGGCGTGTTCGCGCCGCAGCACGAGGCGGTGCTGAACGGTTCGGTCACGAGCAACCTCGGCGGCTCGGGCGGTTTCGAGGGCATGGCCATCAACGCCAGCGGCGACAAGCTCTACACGCTGCTCGAAAAGACGGTGGCCGGCGACCCGGCGAAGAGCCTGCGCATCAATGAATTCAGCATCGACAGTGAAAGCTATACCGGCGTCGACTACCTGTACCAGCTCGAAGCCGAAGGCACCGCGATCGGCGACATGACCGCCATCGACGACCACCGCTTCCTGGTGATCGAGCGCAACGGCGGCACCGCCACCAGCGGCACGCCGTTCAAGAAGATCTTCATCGCCGACACCACCGGTGTCGCCGACGGCGGCTTCGTCACCAAGACCGAACTGGTCGACCTGATGAACATCGCCGACCCGGACGACCTGAACGGCGACGGCCTCACCAGCTTCACCTTCCCCTACGTGACCATCGAGGACGTGCTCATCCTCGACGCCAACACGCTGCTGGTGATCAACGACAACAACTACCCGGGCACCGGCGGCCGCGACTTCGGTTCCGACCACACCGAGTTCCTGAAGATCAGCCTGGCCAACCCGGTACCGGAGCCGGAAACCTACGCGCTGATGCTGGCCGGCCTCGGCCTGATCGGCCTGGCCGCGAAGCGCCGCCGCTGA
- a CDS encoding tRNA nucleotidyltransferase: MSANLTPGPFGKSFTDLLASPALTVLRMAALAASQDDGIDEDSLDLMYEQVAAGVLADLAPEIIWRELARGLSARAPSRMLRALRECDALAVLLPEVDALFGVPQIADDPDQVDIGEHLLRTVDEAARREAPFAVRYAALVFNVGKSDSPREHLPVHYRHIERGVPRIEAISARFGVPYDCLDLALLANAECERVHRAAEMRAGSITAMLERVDAFGQPERFEQLMTLCTCDFRAYPGRASRPYPKAPMLRAALSACRGVDEAAIATDALLEARAQAVAAALQSRRWGA; this comes from the coding sequence ATGAGCGCAAACCTGACCCCCGGACCGTTCGGCAAGTCCTTCACCGACCTGCTCGCCAGCCCCGCCCTCACCGTGCTGCGCATGGCGGCCCTCGCTGCGAGCCAGGACGACGGGATCGACGAGGACTCACTGGACCTGATGTACGAACAGGTGGCTGCAGGCGTGCTGGCCGATCTCGCGCCCGAGATCATCTGGCGCGAACTGGCGCGCGGCCTGTCGGCGCGAGCGCCGTCGCGCATGCTGCGTGCGCTGCGCGAGTGCGACGCACTGGCCGTGCTGCTGCCGGAGGTCGACGCGCTGTTCGGCGTGCCGCAGATCGCGGACGACCCGGACCAGGTCGATATCGGCGAACACCTGCTGCGCACCGTCGATGAAGCTGCACGCCGCGAAGCGCCGTTCGCGGTGCGTTACGCGGCGCTGGTGTTCAACGTCGGCAAGTCGGATTCGCCGCGCGAGCACCTGCCGGTGCACTACCGGCACATCGAGCGCGGGGTGCCACGCATCGAGGCGATCAGCGCGCGTTTCGGCGTGCCGTACGACTGCCTCGATCTGGCCTTGCTGGCGAACGCCGAATGCGAGCGCGTGCACCGTGCGGCGGAAATGCGCGCCGGTTCGATCACGGCGATGCTGGAACGGGTGGATGCCTTCGGGCAGCCCGAGCGCTTCGAGCAGCTGATGACGTTATGCACCTGCGACTTCCGCGCCTACCCGGGACGCGCCTCCCGCCCCTACCCCAAGGCACCGATGCTGCGCGCCGCGCTGTCCGCCTGCCGGGGCGTCGACGAAGCGGCGATTGCTACCGACGCCCTGCTCGAAGCGCGCGCGCAGGCGGTGGCTGCTGCGCTGCAATCACGGCGCTGGGGGGCGTAG
- the argJ gene encoding bifunctional glutamate N-acetyltransferase/amino-acid acetyltransferase ArgJ, protein MPVNYQTPPAETILPVAGVRLGIAQAGIRKANRRDLCLISLLPGARVAGVFTVNRFCAAPVQVCRDHLSRSDIRALVINTGIANAGTGEPGLVAAHATCVAVARALELAPEQVLPFSTGVIMEPLPVDRIERGIPACMDDLDEANWYEAAHAIMTTDTIAKAGSRTLTLDGRKITITGISKGAGMIKPNMATMLGFIATDAAVSQAALEDMVKHAADRSFNCVTVDGDTSTNDSFMLIASGTAGNAEITSLDSADGRALADAVTSLAAELAQAIVRDGEGATKFITIEIEGGHDVPECKAVGYAIAHSPLVKTAFFASDPNLGRILAAVGNAAQTHPSLADLDTSKVSLWIGDFLVSKDGGRNPDYKEEQGAAAMAPAEITIRVALGRGDARATCWTCDFSYDYVKINADYRS, encoded by the coding sequence ATGCCCGTGAACTACCAGACGCCCCCCGCCGAAACCATCCTGCCGGTCGCCGGCGTCCGTCTTGGCATCGCCCAGGCCGGCATCCGCAAGGCCAACCGGCGCGACCTGTGCCTGATTTCGCTGCTGCCGGGCGCGCGCGTGGCCGGTGTGTTCACGGTGAACCGCTTCTGTGCCGCGCCGGTGCAGGTGTGCCGCGATCACCTGTCGCGCAGCGACATCCGCGCGCTGGTCATCAACACCGGCATCGCCAATGCCGGCACCGGCGAACCGGGTCTGGTCGCCGCCCACGCCACCTGCGTGGCGGTCGCCCGCGCGCTCGAACTGGCGCCGGAACAGGTGCTGCCCTTCTCGACCGGCGTCATCATGGAGCCGCTGCCGGTGGACCGCATCGAGCGCGGCATCCCGGCCTGCATGGACGATCTCGACGAGGCCAACTGGTACGAGGCGGCACACGCCATCATGACCACGGACACCATCGCCAAGGCCGGCTCGCGCACGCTCACCCTCGACGGCCGCAAGATCACGATCACCGGCATCAGCAAGGGCGCCGGCATGATCAAGCCGAACATGGCCACCATGCTCGGCTTCATCGCCACCGACGCGGCGGTGTCGCAGGCTGCGCTGGAAGACATGGTGAAGCACGCCGCCGATCGCTCGTTCAACTGCGTCACCGTCGATGGCGACACCTCGACCAACGACTCCTTCATGCTCATCGCCTCTGGCACGGCCGGCAACGCCGAAATCACGTCGCTCGACAGCGCCGACGGCCGCGCGCTGGCCGACGCCGTCACTTCGCTGGCAGCCGAACTGGCGCAGGCCATCGTGCGCGACGGCGAAGGCGCGACCAAGTTCATCACCATCGAGATCGAAGGCGGCCATGACGTGCCGGAGTGCAAGGCGGTCGGCTACGCGATCGCGCACTCGCCGCTGGTCAAAACCGCCTTCTTCGCCTCCGACCCCAACCTCGGCCGCATCCTGGCCGCGGTCGGCAACGCCGCGCAGACGCACCCGTCGCTGGCTGATCTCGACACGTCGAAAGTGAGTCTGTGGATAGGCGACTTCCTCGTGTCGAAGGACGGCGGACGCAATCCGGACTACAAGGAAGAGCAGGGCGCGGCCGCGATGGCGCCGGCCGAGATCACGATCCGCGTCGCGCTAGGCCGCGGTGACGCCCGCGCCACCTGCTGGACCTGCGACTTCAGCTACGACTACGTGAAGATCAACGCGGACTACCGCAGCTGA
- a CDS encoding esterase-like activity of phytase family protein yields the protein MKKLLLATAVALSVGAAQAADFSLRVIGATSLPTGTLFQGVEFGGISGLDRAADGTYWAIADDRGGERGTPRFYNLSLDYDAAGFNGVAINSQTYMQRPDGTTFPSNARTVDPEGIRVAPNGNLYWSSEGNWNANAASRYQPFVREMTTSGVFVREFATPAMYNYVDNASTGGRNNKLFEALTVTPNGTIYTANEDALVQDGPLTSISNGSVVRLTALDPVSGAAGVQYAYELPPIPVDAVPGAPFGPDNGLPELLAISDTQFIAIERAFAFGVGNTIRLTLAEITADTTDVSGIASLTGADYTPMRRTLLLEMPITFEGITLDNIEAISWGKTLANGNRTLVLAADNNFSATQSTQFIALEIAPVPEPATYALLLAGLGLLSLARRHARR from the coding sequence ATGAAGAAACTGCTTCTGGCCACCGCTGTGGCCCTCTCGGTCGGCGCCGCACAGGCGGCCGACTTCTCGCTGCGCGTGATCGGTGCAACCTCGCTGCCCACCGGCACGCTGTTCCAGGGTGTCGAATTCGGCGGCATCTCCGGCCTCGACCGCGCCGCCGACGGCACTTACTGGGCGATCGCCGATGACCGCGGCGGCGAGCGCGGCACGCCGCGCTTCTACAACCTGTCGCTGGACTACGACGCCGCCGGCTTCAACGGCGTCGCCATCAACAGCCAGACCTATATGCAGCGTCCGGACGGCACGACCTTCCCGTCGAACGCCCGCACGGTGGACCCGGAAGGCATACGCGTCGCACCGAACGGCAATCTGTACTGGTCGTCGGAGGGCAACTGGAACGCGAACGCCGCCAGCCGTTACCAGCCCTTCGTCCGCGAGATGACGACCTCGGGCGTGTTCGTACGCGAATTCGCCACACCCGCCATGTACAACTACGTCGACAACGCGAGCACCGGTGGGCGCAACAACAAGCTGTTCGAAGCGCTCACGGTGACGCCGAACGGCACGATCTACACCGCCAACGAAGACGCGCTGGTGCAGGACGGCCCGCTCACGTCGATCAGCAACGGCAGCGTGGTACGCCTGACCGCGCTCGACCCGGTGAGCGGTGCGGCCGGCGTGCAATATGCGTACGAACTGCCGCCGATCCCGGTCGACGCGGTTCCGGGTGCGCCCTTCGGCCCGGACAACGGCCTGCCCGAACTGCTGGCGATTTCCGACACGCAGTTCATCGCGATCGAGCGCGCCTTCGCCTTCGGCGTCGGCAACACCATCCGCCTGACGCTGGCCGAGATCACCGCCGACACTACCGACGTGAGCGGCATCGCCAGCCTGACCGGCGCCGACTACACGCCGATGCGCCGCACGCTGCTGCTGGAAATGCCGATCACTTTCGAAGGCATCACGCTCGACAACATCGAAGCCATCAGCTGGGGCAAGACGCTGGCCAACGGCAACCGCACGCTGGTGCTGGCCGCCGACAACAACTTCAGCGCCACGCAGAGCACGCAGTTCATCGCACTTGAAATCGCGCCGGTACCCGAGCCGGCAACGTACGCGCTGCTGCTGGCCGGCCTTGGTCTGCTGTCGCTGGCCCGTCGCCACGCGCGGCGCTGA
- a CDS encoding FxDxF family PEP-CTERM protein, translated as MNLIKTTLAVALAATGLSAQAAHFQIVGPSLVGGYTYAEATTSVFGTVSADAEVDDLSSPQALLGFGAYSDSATDGSSTITYDWVREVTLDAQTDATAVGFALGGTSVLGFDGIQGLQGLVESSRVTLDTTLKIASDGEAAGSAIRMLISGTAESLFSASLSVIEPDTSFSLVASWGGQSVSYTGNGSMEAFDLSLDTVVGAEVTLSLSYITRPGWVGAAIDIPVGTVQGFEESGLMAGTLTLAPVPEPETYALLLAGLGLIGAAARRRRG; from the coding sequence ATGAACCTGATCAAGACCACGCTGGCCGTCGCGCTGGCCGCCACTGGCCTGTCCGCACAGGCTGCACACTTCCAGATCGTCGGCCCCAGCCTCGTCGGTGGCTATACCTATGCCGAAGCCACCACCAGCGTGTTCGGCACGGTGTCGGCCGATGCCGAGGTCGATGACCTTTCGTCGCCCCAGGCGCTGCTGGGCTTCGGCGCGTACAGCGACTCGGCGACCGATGGCAGCTCGACCATCACTTACGACTGGGTGCGCGAAGTCACGTTGGACGCGCAGACCGACGCCACGGCCGTCGGCTTCGCGCTCGGCGGCACCTCGGTGCTCGGGTTCGATGGCATTCAAGGCCTGCAGGGACTGGTGGAATCGTCGCGCGTCACGCTGGATACGACGCTGAAGATCGCGTCGGACGGCGAAGCCGCCGGCAGCGCCATCCGCATGCTGATCAGCGGCACCGCCGAGTCGCTGTTCTCGGCCAGCCTGTCGGTGATCGAGCCTGACACCTCCTTCAGCCTGGTCGCGAGTTGGGGCGGTCAGTCGGTGAGCTACACCGGCAATGGCTCGATGGAGGCGTTCGATCTGAGCCTCGACACCGTGGTCGGCGCCGAGGTCACGCTGTCGCTGAGCTACATCACCCGCCCGGGCTGGGTGGGCGCGGCCATCGACATCCCCGTCGGCACCGTTCAGGGCTTCGAAGAAAGCGGCCTGATGGCCGGCACGCTGACGCTGGCGCCGGTACCCGAGCCGGAAACATACGCGCTGCTGCTGGCCGGTCTGGGCCTGATCGGCGCAGCGGCCCGCCGCCGTCGCGGCTGA
- a CDS encoding HDOD domain-containing protein yields the protein MSAPTATASDPLEAWVDRLRSQDMPIFSATLAAIGEVAGDEASPTSALGTIILRDAGMTARVLRMANSVFFRGESQRVSTISRAIVVLGFDTVRNIAVSVALIDAFLAGGVRERVAAEMARCFHAAVHARHAASARGDASPEEVFIATLLSHIGEMAFWCFSGEVGQKLDKALRQSKAPPEQVEMEVLGCRLRTLTQKLAREWALPGLVVNACADGVRLDSREALVVAGYRLAVAAEGGWDCERARVAMRDYAKVLRQDVAALAPVVAAHAREAARIAGFYGCEDAAARIPQPTPTSGAAPAEGGDGAEADPLLQLDVARRMTALMAARSASTAVLDLALEGAGRALGADRAVLALVAPNRAQLAARATEGHGAQQLMRHFTFLLAGAPRDALTELVDHGRVIDIDASHVPAPGLPSVARLRAALGERHQILVPLHAQNQVVGVLYIDRTPSRPPFPAGTQDALLHLAQLAGLALDAAAAPRRG from the coding sequence ATGAGCGCACCCACCGCCACCGCATCCGATCCGCTCGAAGCCTGGGTGGACCGCCTGCGCAGCCAGGACATGCCCATCTTCAGCGCCACACTCGCCGCCATCGGCGAGGTCGCGGGCGACGAGGCAAGCCCGACTTCTGCGCTCGGCACCATCATCCTGCGCGACGCCGGCATGACCGCGCGCGTACTGCGGATGGCCAATTCCGTCTTCTTCCGTGGCGAAAGCCAGCGCGTCAGCACGATTTCGCGCGCCATCGTCGTGCTCGGCTTCGACACGGTGCGCAATATCGCGGTGTCGGTCGCGCTGATCGACGCCTTTCTCGCCGGCGGCGTGCGCGAGCGCGTCGCCGCCGAAATGGCGCGCTGTTTCCACGCCGCAGTGCATGCGCGGCACGCCGCGTCGGCGCGCGGCGACGCGTCACCCGAAGAAGTGTTCATCGCGACGCTGCTGTCGCACATCGGCGAAATGGCGTTCTGGTGCTTTTCCGGCGAGGTCGGGCAGAAGCTGGACAAGGCGTTGCGCCAGAGCAAGGCGCCGCCCGAGCAGGTCGAGATGGAGGTGCTGGGTTGCCGCCTGCGCACGCTGACGCAGAAACTGGCGCGTGAATGGGCCTTGCCCGGCCTCGTCGTGAACGCCTGTGCCGACGGCGTGCGGCTGGACAGTCGCGAAGCGCTGGTGGTCGCCGGATACCGTCTGGCCGTGGCGGCCGAAGGCGGCTGGGACTGCGAGCGCGCCCGGGTGGCGATGCGCGATTACGCCAAGGTGCTGCGCCAGGACGTGGCGGCACTTGCGCCGGTGGTCGCGGCGCATGCGCGCGAGGCGGCCCGCATCGCCGGCTTCTACGGTTGCGAGGACGCGGCGGCACGCATTCCGCAGCCGACACCGACATCCGGTGCTGCGCCGGCCGAGGGTGGCGACGGCGCCGAGGCCGATCCGCTGCTGCAACTGGATGTCGCGCGCCGCATGACCGCACTGATGGCGGCCCGATCGGCGAGCACCGCGGTGCTCGATCTGGCGCTAGAAGGCGCCGGCCGTGCGCTGGGTGCCGACCGCGCGGTACTCGCGCTGGTGGCGCCCAACCGTGCGCAACTGGCCGCACGCGCGACCGAAGGTCACGGTGCGCAGCAACTGATGCGCCATTTCACCTTCCTGCTCGCCGGTGCGCCGCGCGACGCGCTGACCGAACTGGTCGACCACGGCCGCGTCATCGACATCGACGCTAGCCACGTGCCGGCCCCCGGGTTGCCGTCGGTGGCCCGCCTGCGCGCTGCGCTGGGCGAGCGGCACCAGATACTGGTGCCGCTGCACGCGCAGAACCAGGTGGTCGGCGTGCTCTACATCGATCGCACACCGTCCCGGCCGCCGTTTCCGGCCGGCACCCAGGACGCGCTGCTGCATCTGGCGCAGTTGGCCGGCCTGGCGCTCGACGCTGCCGCAGCGCCGCGCCGCGGCTGA